Sequence from the Cervus canadensis isolate Bull #8, Minnesota chromosome 3, ASM1932006v1, whole genome shotgun sequence genome:
CTCTACTGGCCTCTTCCTTTCAGAAGTTAGCACGCTGGAGTTCAGAATCAGCTTCTGGTTCCAGCTTGGCCCCAGGCAAATCAATTTTCCTCCTTGGGTTTctttcagctctcacatcctacAATTCAATATGAACTGCACCTCGTATTCCTTATTCTCACTGAGGTGAGCCCCAGGGTGCAGTCCATTGGTATAAAATAAGTCCACTGGGGAGTGTAACTAGGGGCTGACCTAAGCACGTGTTCCAAATGGTCCTTTCTACCTCTGCCTCCCACCCAACCCCATCTGAGGACAGCAGAGTTTCCTCATGGGATTTCCAATTTGCGAGGGAATCTTGATAATTTCTTTGGTAATGGGCTATGTCCTAATTCCAATCTCATCAACAGAAGCAACTTTTGTACATTCAACTTTAGACGCCATGGAGAGAACAGTTACTAAACAAAAATTTCTGCCTTCATACTGTTTACATTTTGGTGAATGGAGAcatcaagaaaaaataataacaataaaaagaggACACAGCATGTCACTACAGTGCAAGGCAACGCAAGGTGAGTAGTAAAATGCTAGTGCTCTGACTCCTACAAAACCTAATTCCTGATCCctaaattcttctttttaaactgcTAGAATCtagatgatttatttttaaattttatttatttatttttttaaatatttattcattgctgtgcaggctttctccagttatgGCCagaaggggctactctctggttgcggtgcataggcttctcattgcagtggcttcccttgttgcataGCAGGGGCTCCAGGGCACGCACACTCTAGCagtaggcacatgggctcagtagttgcgattcccaggctctagagcacaggctcagtagttgttgcaCACAAGCCCAGTTAttccaaggcacgtgggatcagggatcaaacccttgtctctggcGTTGGTgggcaaactctttaccactgagccaccagggaattccctagaatctagatattttattgaaaaggaaaaattatttctaagtaaAAATTCATAGAAGTAGAATTGTTTGAAGAAAGAACAGATGCATTTTGAGATTTctgagaaaggagcagtgacatTTTACACCCTTTCACAATGTATCAGAATGCCAATCCCCTCTTGCTACTGCCACATGTTATTGATTGGTGCCAATTTTATTGACTGGAAAAGGGATCTCTTTGTTGCTTTTATTCACATTTCTTTGATTGCTAGTGATGTTGAAACAGTATATCCAGTAGTGAGACAGAGCCTGaagtgagggagaaagagaaaggcttctttttttaaggtttacATTCTGATTAATGttattaaaatgtgtaaaaataatttctgataaAATTCTCCACTTTTAAACTAACCTGTCTGTTCCACAACACCTTTTCTATTTAATTATCTCTCTATTTTGACAAATTTCAGATTTCTAGATGGATCTGGAGGCAAAAGGCATAAAGTGAGGCCTAAGAGATTGGGAACCTTAGGATTACATTGAATCAACTagtacatttccttttctttccctcctcttctcccaaaTGTTAGATTATGAAttagatacatatatattgtgaTAATTCTACTCTACTTTTATAGTAAAGTCAAAAACTCCtactaaatttttaaatacttttgtaTTGTTGCTTTAGTGgtaataaaacacaaagaaaccaCCACTGGACAATGCAGGTTAATGGGAAACTGTTTCTCTTCATGTGTTTCAGCAGCTTGTAtacagcaaacattttttaaatgtagaaagaGTGAATtaagaagaaagcaaatgaatGTTTACTTGAAACATCTGAATGCTAGCctggggaaaaaataattcataacCAAGTAGGAAAATCTTAACTGgtttaagtttattttatgtCGTTTTTTAACTTGAAAGGTTAGAAGTTTGATTCATTAGAGACTCAattagtaaaatattaatttagaaaAGATATAATGATTTTCATATTGTCCAATATTATGTATGTTTAAGTGCCAATGTCGTTTGTCAAAAGCAAATCCAGGTGTTTGGTGGAAGACTGCTATTGAACATCAGTTACTATGGCTTAGTTAGTAATTAGAATAATTACCTATGGTGAGAAAAATCACTCAAAATATTATCAAAGAAAAACCTACTCTGATGGATATGCATTACTTCAGATATTTATCGATGTGTTATACCTAAACGTAAAATTAGCTCTCAAGCTTGCGATCTTATATGTTTAGAAACAGAATCATTATAGCAAAAGTGTAGTGTAAATTAcaaagtcacttaaaaaaataattaatatttgccTAATACCTAAATTCTTCCGGGTCACTGTTAGGTTACCATCCTCTTCCCCTGCATAGTTTTCATACTCCGCCCACGGCCCACCTTCTGGCCACGCCCACGCTCCTGACGTCAATTTTCCGTGCCGAGCCGCATTGACCTAGCCAATCGAAAGCCGCACACCTGCACGAGCCCCATTAAGCCCCGCCCTGTGAGTCGACGCAAAGCTATTACGATGGGGCCCGGCAGCTTTGTGGCGCTGCGGCTCGGGGCGCAGATGTGCTGCAGGGCCGTTTTTCCCCGCGCTTCTCCCGCGGCTGGTGCCGGGGGTCGGCTTCGGCTGCTGGCCGTGGGAACGCCTACGGCGAGGGCAACACTCAGCAGGGCCTGCCTGGCCCCGGACCGAGCGCGCGGCCTGCACGGCGGGCCAGGCCTGGAGGAGCAGGCGGAGGGGACAGCCGGCGAGGGACTCCCGGAGTCTGGCACCGCAGGTACGGTGATGGAGAGGGGAGACGGGTCCTGCTGAGTTCTCTCTGTATTTTTCTCGGGGTCACAAAACTTCTACAAAGCAGAACCGGAAGGGCCTGCAAAGGTTGTTGGCACCAGCTTTGCATTTCACAGTGAGACCAAGAGATGAACTGAATCAGTCTCCGAAACCCCAGGCGTCCGTCTGAACAGCCACGCCGGACTCTCGGCATTACACCCTCAGCGTCCTCATCTCCCTTCACTGTCTTCCTAGGGTCCCGAGAAATGGACTTGTCAAGAGTGTTGGGGCGTGAGAATTCTGAGGAGGAGCTGGGCTGGGGTCTAAAGGGTGCAGTAAGAAGCGCTAATAGGAGATATGGTCAATTTAAGGGCCTCTGATTTGTGTACGTTTTTAGACGCTTGAGAGATGGTAAACAGATCACACCTGTGAAAGTATGAGAGAGAGAGGTTAACATCTAGCGCCTTGGAAGTCAGCTTTAAAGCTTAAGAGAACCGTAAGTCCAGAAGCTATAATACATCACGGTGACAATCCGAGTATCTAAATCTccagagaggggggaaaaaagattttcacagatAACAGTTGTTACATAACCCAAATGGTATTGTAAGAAAAACTTGAGAGTTCAGGATGAGAACTGCTGTTAACTTCTTGCCCTCGGTTTGGTAGATCTGGGGCCACACATACTTGGCTACGTCTGAGTTTCTCAGATGAAGGCTGTGGGCCGGGTGCTACCCAAGAGCCCCTCCAGTTCCCAGTGCTAGTTCTCTGACCCTTTCTGGCTGGAATTCAGTTTAATATGTCCCAGGGTGTTACCACGTCCCCAAATTGtgcttctgttttcctctctttgtgTAGCAGTTCTCTGCTTGAGCAGTGTTACTTGTTTCCTCAAGTACTGGAACAGAAGCGGTTATTGCTGGTGTATGGTACTACTTGCATTTGCTAATAGGAAAGGATGTGGTGGGTCTCTGTGACCTGAGCACATTCCCAGAAAAGTCGAGCAGTGCTATATGAAGCCAGAGCCCGCGTTCAACTTCCAGGAGGCATGGGCCCTGTTGTTTTACAAAACATTTCAGATCTGAGCACTCTCCCAGAGGAGCAGTTTCGCTGTCAGCGGCCTGCATTTCTGAGTGCACAGCATGTCTGTCTTCACTTAGCCACCTGACACAACCAAATATTTTGCGTTTCAGATCACGCTGGTCCCAAGTTTGACATCGATATGCTGGTTTCACTTCTGAGGCaagaaaatgcaagagacattTGTGTCATCAAAGTTCCTCCAGAAATGAAATATACAGATTACTTTGTGATTGGTAGTGGCACTTCCACTCGACACTTACATGCCATGGCCTACTACATTGTGAAAATGGTaggatgctttctttttctttgaaatctttAACTTAATGGAATACTGTCAACGCGTCAGACTGAAGAGCAGCACTTGAAAACTAAACCCATCACAGAGATTATATGAGAAACCCAGAATTGGCACAAGTGTTTTATGTTCTTTGATGGTCAAAAAGTTATAAGGACCAATATCTAGCCTTAGTGGGTCATGCTATTTCATATTCTTGTCTCTGTGTCAAGTAACGTGAGGCAGACTAGAATACAGTATTACTGAGGGATTTCTGGAGCAAAACTGTCCAGTTACCCAGTAGCCCTATGTGACTatgtaattataaattaaaactaaaaattcagttcttcagctgtactagccacatttcaggtgCTTGGTGGCCACATGTGGCTTATTTGTACTGAACAGTGCAAGTATAAAACATTTCTACAGTttcagaaagttctgttggataGTGCTGGCCTAGagtttaatttaaatgaaaagatttaGTCCTTGTCTTCTGAATTCACAAGTCTAGTTGAGGAAAGAAAAGGTAGTTCATTTTCCAACTAGACTGAACAGGAAtcagaatgaggaagaaaatataCTTGGACGCTGATTCTGATACCACTCCAGAGGGAAACATACTTCTTTCACCCTGTTGAAAATTAGTCATGGAGGGGACAGTCAAGACCAAAAGAGTACCTGGGATTGCCTTAGAGAAGAGTGGCAAAATAAGGAGACTGAGAACAAAACCCTGGTGCAACAGGGTAGAacaaaggaaaattcttaaaaatgggGTAGTTGGAGAGACAAAGAGAACTAGGAGGTCATGGAGGGAAAAGGACCTTAGGGTCTCTGTCGGATATAGTAGTAGAATAGAGTAAGTAAGACTTAGAAGTGATCATTGAACTTGGAGCTGTAAAAAGAATGAGAGATTTTTCAGAGAAAGTTTCTGTGGAAGAGCAAGGGAGGGGAATAGAAATGAGTTTTATAGAAATTTTAGGTGAGAAGGGAGAAAAGGGCCAAGTCAAGAaagttttgttgttcttgtttatgGTATATAACATGAAACTTaacattttagtcatttttaggTGTGCAGTTAAGTGGCATTAgttacattcacattgttgtaggAAGGTTACCTCTATCCATGTCCAGAACATTTTTCATCTTGCAGAAAACTCTGGACGCGTTAAACCAGAACTCCCCATTCTTCCTTCCCCTAGCCTCTGGCAGCACCATTCTGCTTTCCATCTCTGAACTTGACTACACTAATAAGTACCTCCTTTGATGGAATCATACTTTTATTCGcccttttgacttacttcacgtAGCATAATACTTTTCAAGGTTTTTCTGTGTTGTCGAATGTgttagaattttcttctttttaagcctggatatttattttaatgtatgtgtATACCATATTGTATCTTATCCACCCAAATggtgggcatttgggttgcttctaccttcTGACTATTGTGAATATGCTGCTGTAAACATGAGTTCATGTTCCTGCTTTTAatttcagaagtgaaattgcCAGATCATGGTGATGctatgtttaattttatgaggAACTATCATATTCTTTAACATAGTAGCTATACCACTTTATGTTTCCACCAGCAGTTCACAGGTGTTCAGATTTCTCACCACTTGTTATTTTCCGGTTTGTTGATAAATGAgtctgaaagtgtgaaagtgttagttgctcagtcgtgtccagctctttttgaccccgtggattgtggcccgccaggctcctctttccatgggattctccaggtaagaatcctggaatgggttgcccttactttctccaagggatcttccctacccagggatcgaacctgggtctctcgcattgcaggcagattctttactgtttgagacaGTCTAAGGATCATGAAGTAGTACTCctgattttgatttgcttttccctgataattaggttgagcatcttttcacatggttATGAGCCCATTTGCAGCACTTGAATACGGTCCTTTGTCCATGTTTtaattgatttgtgtgtgtgaagttgcgGGAGTTCTCTGCATATTCTGGATATAAACCCTATGTCAtgtatgtgatttgcaaatattttctcccactctgtaggTCGCTTTGTTACTCTGATAGTGTCTTTTGATGCacagaagtttttaaatttttctatccTTGCCTTTGGTCTCATATCCAAGAAATAAATGCCAACTCCAGTGTCGTGAGGCTTTCCCCaccatattttctttgttttggctgtgttgccttgcaggtgggatcttagtcccctgaccagggatcgaactcacaccgCTTACGGAGGAAGctttgagtcttaaccactggactgccagggaagtccctccactgTTTTCTTCTCAGGGTTGTATAGTTTTAGGTTTCATGTTGAAATCTTTGGTACATTTTGAATTCGTTTTAGTAGACAGTGTAAGATCTTGCATGTGGGtatctagttttcccaacactgttTGTTGAAAGGACTGTTGAGTGGACttggcacctttgttgaaaaaaaCATTTGAACATATGGACTCTTTATTGAATTGGCCTGTAAGTCTGTCTTgatcactgttttgattactgtagctgtgtaataagttttttttttttaagtttttaaattaggAAGCTTGAGATCTTCAACTGTGCTCttgccttttaaaattgtttgtggCTATTTGGGGTCCCTTTAGATTACATATGCATTTTAGGATACATATTTCTgtttctacaaaagaaaaaaagttgtggGATTTATAGGGATTGATtgaattgaatctgtagatggtcttcacaatattgtgttccAGTTCATGGGTACAGGGTGTCTATTTGTTGGTGTCATCTTTGCGGCATtgtgtagttttcagtgtacaagtcttgcTCCTTTGGTtatgtttatttctaagtattttatccttttttattctGTTGGAAACgggattgttttcttcatttccctttcAGGTTGCTTATTAAGTATACAGAAGCACAACTGATTTGGGGATGTTGATctcatatcctgcaactttgctgaatccATTTTTTCTAACAGGTTTTTTTGGGTGCAGTCTTTACGGTTTTATggtataagatcatgtcatctgcaaactgagatagttttatttcttcctctccagtttggttacttttttcttttcccttgctcTAATTGCcatggctagaacttccagtcCTGTGTTGAATAGAAAGTGGCAGAAGTGGGcgttcttgtcttgttcctgatctgagaggtaaaactttcattttttgtCATTGAGTTTGATGATAGCTAATAGCTGTGGGCTtttcatatgtggcctttattatcttgaggagatttttttttttttaatcttcgtTGAGTTTTTCTCATGAAGGGGTACTGAGTTTTGTTAAATGGTTTTTCTGCATGTATTTGAGATGATTGTAtggtttttgttcttcattttgttaatatggtttattacattgattgactttCACGTGGAAACGTCCTTTCCAGAGATAAATCCCATGTGATCTTGgtgtattattcttttaatgtggtggtgaatttggtttgctagtatatTGATCTGCAGTTTTTTTCTTCCACCAGGTAAGccccacatatacatatatccactcttttctaggtcattacagagtctTGTgtagagttcctgtgctataAGTAGGTTGTTGCTGGTTATTTTATAGTACTGTCTGTATGTCAGTCCCATTcgcctaatttatccctctccccgtCCCCTTAaagataatttcatttttctttaattggggtgtaattgctttacaatgctgtgttgctttctgctgtacagcTAAGTGGCTCAGTTATAGGAACACAGCCCATCACCTCCCTCTGAACCTCCGTCCACCccctaggtca
This genomic interval carries:
- the MALSU1 gene encoding mitochondrial assembly of ribosomal large subunit protein 1, whose product is MGPGSFVALRLGAQMCCRAVFPRASPAAGAGGRLRLLAVGTPTARATLSRACLAPDRARGLHGGPGLEEQAEGTAGEGLPESGTADHAGPKFDIDMLVSLLRQENARDICVIKVPPEMKYTDYFVIGSGTSTRHLHAMAYYIVKMYKHLKCKSEPHVKIEGQDTDDWLCVDFGSMVIHLMLPETRETYELEKLWTLRSYDDQLAQIAPETLPEDFILGIEDDTSSLTPVEFKYE